Proteins encoded in a region of the Saccharothrix ecbatanensis genome:
- a CDS encoding TetR/AcrR family transcriptional regulator, with protein MTKQQQVLDAAIRVLGSGGMRQLTHRAVDTAAGLPQGSTSNHFRTRDALITGVLDRLLERETELWGSLAGDVTTPDAFARTVGALVERLAADPAVTLARHALFVEVAQRPELRPEVDRAHREIAGWAVPLIAGLGSTDPRADLAVVLALVDGLLANHLANPREDFDPTAVVRRVLRGIFAG; from the coding sequence ATGACCAAGCAGCAGCAAGTGCTCGACGCCGCGATCCGCGTGTTGGGCTCCGGTGGGATGCGCCAGCTGACCCACCGCGCCGTCGACACCGCGGCGGGCCTCCCCCAGGGCTCGACGTCAAACCACTTCCGCACCCGCGACGCGTTGATCACCGGCGTCCTCGACCGCCTCCTCGAACGGGAGACCGAGCTCTGGGGCAGCCTCGCCGGCGACGTCACCACCCCCGACGCCTTCGCCCGGACCGTCGGCGCCCTGGTCGAACGCCTGGCCGCCGACCCCGCGGTCACCCTCGCCCGTCACGCGCTGTTCGTCGAAGTGGCCCAACGGCCGGAGCTGCGCCCCGAAGTGGACCGGGCGCACCGCGAGATCGCCGGCTGGGCCGTGCCCCTGATCGCCGGCCTCGGCTCGACCGACCCGCGGGCCGACCTGGCCGTGGTGCTCGCCCTGGTCGACGGCCTGCTGGCGAACCACCTGGCCAACCCGCGCGAGGACTTCGACCCCACCGCGGTCGTCCGCAGGGTGCTGCGGGGGATCTTCGCCGGCTGA
- a CDS encoding FAD-dependent monooxygenase, whose product MGLRRAAVIGGGVGGLAAAVGLRRHGWEVTVFERSAALPEVGTGLGIWPDAMEALDRLGVGGAARRVGRRQPDGALRKPDGTLIAALGANSVHLLTRPALLGVLADALPAGVVRFGTPAGLAECDEYDLVVGADGIHSAVRGELFDAEIRTSGATGWRGTVDFPVATGGETWGKGVKFGLTPQADGRTNWYAMGDDLSHFADWHDPIPRILASASDVLRHELLHLAPLRRYVSGTVALIGDAAHAMTPDLGQGACQAIIDGTVLAECLTGDVEAGLREYDRVRRPVTQRLAARSLQLNRLARVRRLTRARDACLRLALTLALRRRARTEPWSADLEPDELAG is encoded by the coding sequence ATGGGACTTCGACGTGCAGCGGTTATCGGTGGAGGGGTCGGCGGCCTGGCCGCCGCGGTCGGGTTGCGCCGGCACGGGTGGGAGGTGACCGTCTTCGAGCGTTCGGCGGCGCTGCCCGAAGTCGGCACCGGGCTGGGGATCTGGCCCGACGCGATGGAGGCGCTGGACCGGCTCGGAGTGGGCGGCGCCGCACGTCGGGTCGGTCGACGGCAGCCCGACGGCGCCCTGCGCAAACCGGACGGCACGCTGATCGCGGCCCTCGGCGCGAACTCGGTCCACCTGCTCACCCGGCCCGCGTTGCTCGGGGTGCTGGCGGACGCGTTGCCGGCGGGGGTGGTTCGGTTCGGGACGCCGGCGGGGTTGGCCGAGTGCGACGAGTACGACTTGGTCGTGGGGGCGGACGGCATCCACAGCGCGGTGCGCGGTGAGCTGTTCGATGCGGAGATCCGCACCTCCGGCGCGACCGGCTGGCGCGGCACGGTCGACTTCCCGGTCGCGACGGGCGGCGAGACGTGGGGCAAGGGCGTCAAGTTCGGCCTCACCCCGCAGGCCGACGGGCGCACCAACTGGTACGCGATGGGCGACGACCTCTCGCACTTCGCCGACTGGCACGACCCGATCCCGCGGATCCTCGCGTCGGCTTCCGACGTGCTGCGGCACGAGCTGCTGCACCTGGCGCCGCTGCGCCGCTATGTGTCCGGGACGGTGGCCCTGATCGGCGACGCCGCGCATGCCATGACACCGGACCTCGGGCAGGGGGCGTGCCAGGCGATCATCGACGGCACGGTGCTGGCCGAGTGCCTGACGGGTGACGTCGAGGCGGGTTTGCGCGAGTACGACCGGGTGCGTCGGCCCGTGACGCAGCGGCTGGCGGCGCGGTCGCTTCAGCTCAACCGGCTGGCACGGGTGCGTCGGCTGACCCGTGCCCGGGATGCTTGCCTGCGTTTGGCACTGACCCTGGCACTGCGCCGCCGGGCGCGCACCGAGCCGTGGAGTGCCGACCTCGAACCCGACGAGCTCGCGGGCTAG